In Oryctolagus cuniculus chromosome X, mOryCun1.1, whole genome shotgun sequence, a single window of DNA contains:
- the LOC103351879 gene encoding doublesex- and mab-3-related transcription factor C1, with amino-acid sequence MEPKEIFAVPSGLSNLKYTTVHETGASWGLELVPRRAVVLCNRCHNHGVISQIMGQEHICPFQTCQCHNCVFFSEHQKAFPAVTTSTREQGAQQKKHPALGLNKSMTIAPGVPVYINNMAMGAGIHTGKVNIIPQPQAYPCYISNQGALSGVLLFSQSSEPTFLPCTPVTTEPQLVFTISGQPQGPPILPATSSSFIVQSCATLDPLLQPQVPKASEQALVVASEWERRLEAAEALLALRDSIPTPPDPRPLAQPCGLPAGKVNIIPQPQAYPCYISNQETPPEGLLFIQPPEPTFLPCTPVTTGPQLVFAISGQPQRPLLPGTCSNLILQPCATVDTLQLQPQVPKASEQALVAASEWQQKLEAAKALLALRNSRPTSTDNLP; translated from the exons ATGGAACCCAAAGAAATATTTGCTGTGCCCAGTGGCCTCTCCAACCTCAAATACACAACAGTGCATGAGACTGGAGCTTCATGGGGGCTTGAACTTGTCCCCAGAAGAGCTGTAGTTCTCTGTAACCGCTGTCACAACCATGGCGTCATTTCCCAAATCATGGGCCAGGAGCATATCTGCCCCTTCCAAACCTGCCAGTGTCACAATTGTGTCTTCTTCTC GGAGCACCAGAAGGCCTTTCCTGCAGTGACTACCTCGACTAGGGAGCAGGGGGCACAGCAAAAGAAGCATCCTGCTCTTGGACTGAACAAAAGCATGACTATTGCTCCTGGGGTGCCCGTCTACATCAATAATATGGCCATGGGAGCAGGAATCCACA CTGGAAAGGTGAACATCATACCCCAGCCACAGGCCTACCCTTGCTACATCTCCAATCAG GGAGCACTCTCAGGGGTGCTGCTCTTCAGCCAGTCTTCAGAACCTACATTTCTTCCCTGCACTCCAGTGACCACGGAACCACAACTGGTATTTACTATTTCCGGACAGCCCCAAGGGCCCCCTATCCTGCCTGCCAC GTCCTCAAGTTTTATCGTTCAGTCCTGTGCCACTCTTGACCCTCTTCTGCAACCAcag GTCCCCAAAGCCTCTGAGCAGGCATTGGTTGTTGCCTCTGAGTGGGAGCGAAGGCTGGAGGCTGCTGAAGCACTGCTGGCTCTGAGAGACTCTATCCCAACACCACCTGACCCTAGGCCTTTGGCACAGCCCTGTGGCCTACCAG CTGGAAAGGTGAACATCATACCCCAGCCACAGGCCTACCCTTGCTACATCTCCAATCAG GAGACACCCCCAGAGGGACTGCTCTTCATCCAACCCCCAGAACCTACATTTCTGCCCTGCACTCCTGTGACCACTGGGCCACAACTGGTATTTGCTATTTCTGGACAACCCCAAAGGCCTCTCTTGCCTGGCAC ATGCTCCAATCTGATCCTTCAGCCCTGTGCCACCGTTGACACTCTTCAACTGCAGCCACAG GTCCCCAAAGCCTCTGAACAGGCATTGGTTGCTGCCTCTGAGTGGCAGCAAAAACTGGAAGCTGCTAAGGCGCTGCTGGCTCTGAGAAACTCGCGCCCAACATCAACTGACAACTTGCCTTAG